A genomic stretch from Chitinophagaceae bacterium includes:
- a CDS encoding geranylgeranylglyceryl/heptaprenylglyceryl phosphate synthase — protein MKHLIYTQLLEKKQKGQKSFAVLIDPDKVNKESVEQLVKLSVDAAVDYFLVGGSLVISNRLDEVVQQIKALCDIPVILFPGSPSQVSTYADGLLYLSLISGRNPELLIGQHVISAPFVKQSGLEIISTGYMVVDGGAPTTVSYISNAAPLPADKNEIAMCTAMAGEMLGMKVIYMDAGSGAKRAISESMIQSVAQQIEAPLIVGGGILDPEKAYRNCKAGADVIVIGNAIEKDASLIREMAAAIHSVPVKA, from the coding sequence ATGAAGCATCTTATTTATACCCAATTACTGGAAAAGAAGCAGAAAGGACAGAAGTCGTTTGCCGTTTTGATTGACCCTGATAAAGTGAACAAAGAATCGGTAGAACAACTGGTGAAATTGTCGGTTGATGCAGCTGTTGATTATTTTTTAGTAGGTGGAAGTCTGGTTATTTCCAACAGGCTGGATGAAGTTGTGCAGCAGATCAAGGCCCTTTGCGATATTCCCGTGATCTTATTCCCCGGCAGTCCTTCCCAGGTTAGTACATATGCAGATGGGTTATTATATTTATCGTTGATCTCCGGCCGTAACCCTGAATTACTCATTGGTCAGCATGTTATCTCAGCTCCTTTTGTTAAGCAAAGCGGACTTGAAATTATTTCCACCGGTTACATGGTGGTTGATGGCGGTGCGCCCACAACGGTGTCTTATATCAGCAATGCAGCCCCTTTACCTGCCGATAAAAATGAAATTGCCATGTGTACGGCCATGGCCGGCGAAATGCTGGGTATGAAAGTAATTTACATGGATGCAGGCAGTGGTGCTAAACGTGCCATTTCTGAAAGCATGATCCAGAGTGTGGCGCAGCAAATTGAAGCTCCGTTAATTGTTGGTGGTGGCATTCTTGATCCTGAAAAAGCATACCGCAATTGCAAAGCGGGTGCTGATGTAATAGTGATTGGCAACGCCATTGAAAAAGATGCATCCTTGATTAGGGAAATGGCTGCTGCGATACATAGCGTGCCGGTGAAAGCCTGA
- a CDS encoding vitamin B12-dependent ribonucleotide reductase gives MASKKKQTPGLQFGRRFTKEGVSPFDLFEYDYRTSIIRNPSGEVVFEMNNVEVPSHWSQIATDILAQKYFRKAGVPQPDGTLGREASSKQVAHRMAHCWRVWGERNEYFASEKDAQVFYEELVYSILNQLCVPNSPQWFNTGLYESYGIKGKPQGHYFVDANDGELKKSTSAYERPQPHACFILSVSDDLVNDGGIMDLWVREARIFKYGSGVGTNFSTIRGESEKLSGGGTSSGLMSFLKIGDRAAGAIKSGGTTRRAAKMVCLDLDHPEIMDFINWKVEEEKKVGALISAGYSNDYEGEAYRTVRGQNSNNSVRIPNEFFDKLAKGEDWELKARTDGRTMKKIPAQEVWNQIAYAAWRCADPGTQYDTTINEWHTSPKGGRINASNPCSEYMFLDNTACNLASVNLRRLFDEATQTFDVQGFEYVCRLWTAVLEISVLMAQFPSKEVAQLSYDYRTLGLGYANLGSMLMVMGIPYDSEEARGIAGALTAIMTGISYKTSAEMASFLGAFPRYEENAEDMLRVMRNHRAAAYDAEDAYTGLSIKPLGIKAQYCPDYLLKSACKSWDDAVEMGEKFGYRNAQTTVIAPTGTIGLVMDCDTTGVEPDFALVKFKKLSGGGYFKIINQSVPAALAKMGYSVKESESIVKYAVGAASLNGAPHVNPQSLSERGFIAEEIKKIEASLASAFEIGFVFNKYALGEECLQRLGFTPEQYNDFEWSLLEALGFTDEQIAEANDYICGTMTMEGAPFLKQEHYAVFDCANKCGKKGVRYIHHSGHIKMMAAAQPFLSGAISKTINLPNEANVEEIAEAYLMSWQLGLKACALYRDGSKLSQPLSTKSDSKKKASTESEAAVNEEFITDSPMVDMGKLTVEELLDELSKRVQASPDTKLKRDLARIVERRKLPAKRRGFTQKAKINGQAVFLRTGEYGDGTLGEIFVDLAKEGSTLKGLMNSFAIAISVGLQYGVPLEEYVEKFVFTKFEPSGMVDHPNIKSTTSIVDFMFRCLSYEYLGRTDLVHVLDKPEISNTGTDDWDDIPTGLEYEKQTPELSDVRVVGVINPAPQVQKTQRVTNPVKVENSLDAVNQAARSMQSDAPACNTCGHITIRSGTCYKCLNCGNSMGCS, from the coding sequence ATGGCCAGCAAAAAGAAACAAACTCCGGGGCTTCAGTTCGGCCGCCGGTTTACAAAAGAAGGCGTTTCACCCTTCGACCTGTTTGAGTATGATTACCGTACTTCTATTATCCGCAATCCTTCGGGAGAAGTGGTGTTTGAAATGAATAATGTGGAAGTGCCAAGTCACTGGAGCCAGATTGCAACAGATATTCTTGCACAGAAATATTTCCGCAAAGCAGGTGTTCCGCAACCTGATGGTACTTTGGGAAGAGAAGCATCTTCGAAACAGGTAGCTCACCGTATGGCCCATTGCTGGAGGGTATGGGGAGAACGTAATGAATACTTTGCTTCTGAAAAAGATGCACAGGTTTTTTATGAAGAATTAGTGTACAGCATTTTAAATCAGTTATGCGTTCCTAACAGTCCGCAATGGTTTAATACAGGTCTGTACGAAAGCTATGGCATCAAAGGAAAGCCACAGGGCCATTACTTTGTTGATGCAAATGATGGTGAGCTGAAGAAATCAACATCAGCTTACGAACGTCCTCAGCCACATGCCTGCTTCATTTTAAGTGTAAGTGATGACTTGGTGAATGATGGCGGTATCATGGATCTCTGGGTTCGTGAAGCAAGGATCTTTAAATACGGTTCAGGCGTTGGCACGAACTTCTCTACTATTCGTGGCGAAAGTGAAAAATTAAGCGGTGGTGGTACATCAAGTGGATTGATGAGCTTCTTAAAAATTGGTGACCGTGCAGCCGGTGCAATTAAGAGCGGTGGTACAACACGCCGTGCAGCCAAAATGGTTTGCCTTGATTTAGATCATCCTGAAATCATGGACTTCATCAACTGGAAAGTGGAAGAAGAAAAGAAAGTAGGTGCATTGATCAGCGCAGGTTATTCAAACGATTATGAAGGTGAAGCATACCGCACAGTAAGAGGACAAAACAGCAACAACTCTGTTCGTATACCCAACGAATTCTTCGACAAATTAGCGAAGGGTGAAGATTGGGAACTGAAAGCAAGAACAGATGGCCGCACCATGAAAAAAATTCCTGCTCAGGAAGTATGGAACCAGATTGCTTATGCAGCATGGCGCTGTGCAGATCCCGGTACACAATACGATACAACCATTAACGAATGGCATACTTCACCAAAGGGCGGACGCATCAATGCATCGAACCCATGCAGTGAATATATGTTCCTCGATAATACAGCATGCAACCTTGCATCTGTAAATCTTCGCCGTTTGTTTGATGAAGCAACACAAACTTTCGATGTACAGGGTTTTGAATATGTATGCCGCTTATGGACAGCTGTTCTTGAAATTTCTGTATTGATGGCTCAGTTCCCGTCAAAAGAAGTTGCCCAGCTTTCTTACGATTACCGTACACTCGGTTTAGGTTATGCCAACCTCGGTTCTATGCTGATGGTAATGGGTATTCCTTACGACAGTGAAGAAGCCCGTGGTATTGCAGGTGCATTAACCGCAATCATGACCGGTATTTCTTATAAAACATCGGCAGAGATGGCTTCTTTCCTCGGTGCATTTCCACGCTACGAAGAGAATGCTGAAGATATGTTACGTGTAATGCGTAACCACCGTGCAGCTGCTTACGATGCTGAAGATGCATACACAGGATTAAGCATTAAACCACTTGGTATTAAAGCACAATACTGTCCTGATTATTTACTGAAGAGTGCCTGCAAAAGCTGGGACGATGCGGTAGAAATGGGAGAAAAGTTTGGATACCGTAATGCGCAGACAACTGTAATTGCTCCAACAGGAACAATTGGCCTGGTGATGGATTGCGATACAACAGGTGTTGAACCTGATTTCGCTTTAGTGAAGTTTAAAAAATTGAGTGGTGGTGGTTATTTTAAAATCATCAACCAGTCAGTTCCTGCAGCATTGGCGAAGATGGGATACAGTGTTAAAGAAAGTGAGTCCATTGTAAAATATGCAGTAGGTGCAGCTTCTTTAAATGGTGCTCCTCATGTTAATCCGCAATCACTCAGTGAAAGAGGATTTATTGCAGAAGAGATCAAGAAAATTGAAGCATCACTTGCAAGTGCATTTGAAATTGGATTTGTATTTAATAAATATGCATTGGGCGAAGAGTGTTTACAGCGTTTAGGTTTTACACCTGAGCAGTACAATGATTTTGAATGGAGCTTACTGGAAGCATTAGGCTTTACAGATGAACAGATTGCTGAAGCAAATGATTATATCTGCGGTACCATGACGATGGAAGGTGCTCCTTTCTTAAAGCAGGAACACTATGCAGTATTTGATTGTGCAAACAAATGCGGAAAGAAAGGTGTTCGTTATATTCACCACAGCGGTCATATTAAAATGATGGCAGCAGCACAGCCATTCTTAAGCGGTGCTATTTCAAAAACCATCAACCTTCCAAACGAAGCAAACGTGGAAGAAATTGCCGAAGCCTATTTAATGAGCTGGCAGTTAGGTTTGAAAGCATGTGCATTGTATCGTGACGGATCAAAACTTTCTCAGCCATTAAGTACAAAAAGCGATTCAAAGAAAAAAGCATCAACCGAATCTGAAGCAGCAGTAAATGAAGAATTTATTACTGACAGCCCGATGGTTGACATGGGGAAACTTACCGTTGAAGAATTGTTAGATGAATTGAGCAAACGTGTTCAGGCATCACCTGATACAAAACTAAAGCGTGACCTGGCAAGAATTGTTGAACGCAGAAAACTTCCTGCCAAACGCAGAGGCTTTACACAAAAAGCAAAAATCAATGGACAGGCTGTATTCCTCCGCACAGGTGAATATGGTGATGGAACTTTAGGTGAAATTTTTGTTGATCTTGCAAAAGAAGGAAGTACACTGAAAGGATTGATGAACAGTTTTGCAATCGCTATTTCTGTTGGTTTGCAGTATGGTGTTCCTTTAGAAGAATATGTTGAGAAATTTGTGTTTACCAAGTTTGAACCAAGCGGTATGGTAGATCATCCGAATATCAAGAGCACTACTTCTATTGTAGATTTCATGTTCCGTTGTTTATCGTATGAATATTTAGGTCGTACTGATTTAGTTCATGTGCTGGATAAACCTGAAATCAGCAATACAGGAACGGATGACTGGGATGATATTCCCACGGGATTAGAATACGAAAAACAAACACCTGAACTGAGTGATGTAAGAGTGGTAGGTGTTATCAACCCTGCACCACAGGTACAAAAAACACAGCGTGTAACGAATCCTGTAAAAGTTGAAAACAGTTTAGATGCAGTGAACCAGGCAGCAAGAAGTATGCAAAGCGATGCTCCTGCCTGTAATACATGCGGACATATTACCATCAGAAGCGGTACCTGTTACAAATGTTTAAACTGCGGTAACAGTATGGGTTGCAGTTAA